One part of the Synergistaceae bacterium genome encodes these proteins:
- a CDS encoding glycosyltransferase family 2 protein, with amino-acid sequence MHIEKLSLYVITLNEEKRLPRMLESVKNLVDEIVIVDSGSTDRTEEIARSYGAKFMFHEWQSSGHQVKIAEDNCSFDWVMRLDADEIIPPALAEEIAEIKRSGTKDAYILPRGEVYPGMKCANRWVKPYRTIRLYNRNAWKTSGEHGHDDVIKARPDATFGTCKNLMEHYSFLSVHHVIDKYNGESDKLAERAILQHKNYSPWRLVGCSTLEFLKYYILHRYFLLGWWGFIHCANISILRFMKFAKFYEFSHKDYD; translated from the coding sequence ATGCACATAGAAAAATTATCGCTCTACGTAATCACGCTTAACGAGGAAAAACGGTTGCCCCGAATGCTTGAGTCGGTGAAAAATCTTGTTGACGAAATTGTCATAGTTGACTCAGGAAGCACAGACCGAACGGAGGAAATAGCGCGCTCATACGGTGCAAAATTCATGTTCCACGAATGGCAGTCGAGCGGGCATCAGGTAAAAATCGCCGAGGATAATTGCTCGTTTGACTGGGTAATGAGGCTTGACGCTGACGAAATAATCCCCCCTGCCCTAGCTGAAGAGATAGCAGAGATAAAACGCTCCGGCACAAAGGACGCATACATACTCCCCCGCGGAGAAGTCTATCCGGGAATGAAGTGCGCAAACAGATGGGTGAAGCCCTACAGGACAATACGCCTCTACAACCGAAACGCCTGGAAAACCAGCGGGGAACACGGCCATGATGATGTCATAAAAGCCCGGCCCGATGCGACATTCGGGACGTGCAAAAATCTCATGGAGCATTATTCTTTCTTGTCAGTCCATCACGTAATCGACAAATACAACGGAGAGTCCGACAAGCTCGCCGAACGCGCAATCCTTCAGCACAAGAATTATTCCCCGTGGCGGCTTGTGGGATGTTCGACGCTTGAGTTCCTGAAGTATTACATTCTCCACAGATATTTTCTACTCGGCTGGTGGGGCTTCATACACTGTGCGAATATATCGATACTGCGCTTCATGAAGTTTGCGAAATTCTACGAGTTTTCCCACAAGGATTATGATTAG